Proteins found in one Geomonas subterranea genomic segment:
- a CDS encoding class I SAM-dependent methyltransferase: MNVYNELFLPHLTNCACGFKALARQRELIVPLATGRVLEVGMGTALNLPFYDREKVSSLWGLEPSPGMRKAAEKNVRRSGIEVRWLDLSASAIPLEDATVDTVLLTFTLCSIADWRGALAEMRRVLAPRGRLLFCEHGAAPDDGVLRWQRRVTPWWKRVAGGCHLDRPIPRLIETSGFRIDRLDCGYMEGVPRLAGYVYRGCAQKG; the protein is encoded by the coding sequence ATGAACGTCTACAATGAACTGTTTCTCCCCCATCTCACCAACTGCGCCTGCGGTTTCAAGGCGCTTGCCCGCCAGCGGGAGCTGATCGTCCCGCTGGCGACCGGGCGCGTGCTGGAGGTAGGCATGGGAACGGCGCTTAACCTTCCTTTCTACGACAGGGAGAAGGTGAGCTCCCTTTGGGGGCTGGAGCCTTCGCCGGGGATGCGCAAGGCGGCGGAGAAAAACGTGCGGCGAAGCGGGATCGAGGTCCGCTGGCTCGACCTCTCCGCTTCCGCCATCCCGCTGGAGGATGCGACAGTCGACACGGTGCTCCTCACCTTCACCTTGTGCAGCATAGCCGACTGGCGCGGGGCTTTGGCGGAGATGCGGCGCGTGCTCGCGCCGCGGGGAAGGCTGCTGTTTTGCGAGCACGGCGCCGCGCCCGACGACGGCGTACTGAGATGGCAGCGGCGGGTCACGCCGTGGTGGAAACGGGTGGCGGGAGGATGTCACCTGGATCGTCCCATCCCGCGGCTGATCGAGACTTCGGGCTTCAGGATCGACAGACTCGATTGCGGGTACATGGAGGGGGTGCCAAGGCTTGCCGGGTATGTCTATCGCGGCTGCGCGCAAAAGGGGTGA
- a CDS encoding DUF2459 domain-containing protein — MEKTRGSKSLLARGPALQWWVVLLLVPLVLVLSGCAGSKKWNYLPATRAEERSIYVIAHGWHAGIALSSEDLGEELGFVREYLRPGRYYEFGWGEAEFYQADKVTAPIFLKAVFWRNPSVMHVFSIPATPAEQFSGSDMVELKLSETGLKHLKDQLRASFKFDPVRHPYPLKGAPHRENRFFEARGYYLITHTCNTWTAKVLASGGVPMDTLFTLRSAGVMRQAKNAKRAYLKLRPSE; from the coding sequence ATGGAAAAGACGCGCGGCAGCAAATCACTTCTTGCACGGGGACCGGCACTGCAATGGTGGGTGGTCCTGCTTCTTGTCCCCCTCGTGCTGGTGCTGAGCGGTTGCGCCGGCAGCAAAAAGTGGAACTACCTGCCGGCGACGCGGGCGGAGGAACGATCCATCTACGTCATCGCCCACGGCTGGCATGCGGGGATCGCTCTGTCGAGCGAAGACCTGGGTGAGGAGTTAGGCTTTGTCAGGGAGTACCTCCGTCCCGGGCGCTACTACGAGTTCGGATGGGGCGAGGCGGAGTTTTACCAGGCGGACAAGGTCACGGCGCCTATCTTTTTGAAGGCTGTGTTCTGGAGAAATCCCAGCGTCATGCACGTCTTCTCCATACCGGCAACACCGGCAGAACAGTTCAGCGGCAGCGACATGGTCGAGCTGAAACTATCGGAAACGGGATTGAAACATCTGAAGGACCAGCTGCGTGCGAGCTTCAAGTTCGACCCGGTGCGGCATCCTTACCCCTTGAAGGGGGCACCGCACCGGGAAAACCGGTTCTTCGAGGCCCGGGGCTACTACCTCATCACCCATACCTGCAACACCTGGACAGCCAAGGTGCTGGCAAGCGGGGGAGTGCCCATGGACACGCTCTTCACCCTGCGCTCGGCAGGCGTCATGAGGCAGGCGAAGAACGCCAAAAGGGCGTACCTGAAGTTACGGCCATCTGAGTAG
- a CDS encoding response regulator, translating to MDRETLSRIFDPFFTTKFTGRGLGMAAVLGIIRGHQGAIKVYSEPGRGSNFKVLLPASGRPLEAPDDAQACGVDDESWCGSGVALLVDDEETVRGIGGDMLRELGFEVLTAADGCEAVQVYAARPDIAVVVLDLTMPHMDGEQCFRELREIDPGARVIMSSGFSEYEVTRKFAGKGVAGFVPKPYKLSVLREVLKSCLPAAV from the coding sequence ATGGACAGGGAAACCCTTTCCAGGATCTTCGACCCCTTCTTCACCACCAAGTTCACCGGCAGGGGCCTTGGCATGGCGGCGGTGCTGGGCATCATCCGCGGCCACCAGGGGGCCATCAAGGTCTACAGCGAGCCGGGCCGGGGGAGCAACTTCAAGGTGCTGCTGCCGGCGAGCGGACGACCGCTCGAGGCGCCTGACGACGCCCAAGCGTGCGGGGTGGATGATGAAAGCTGGTGCGGCAGCGGCGTCGCCTTGCTGGTGGACGACGAGGAGACGGTGCGTGGGATCGGCGGCGACATGCTGCGCGAACTCGGCTTCGAGGTCCTCACCGCCGCCGACGGCTGCGAGGCGGTGCAGGTGTACGCCGCGCGGCCGGACATCGCCGTGGTCGTTCTCGACCTGACCATGCCGCACATGGACGGCGAACAGTGCTTCAGGGAACTGCGCGAGATCGATCCCGGCGCCCGGGTGATCATGTCCAGTGGCTTCAGCGAGTACGAGGTGACCCGCAAGTTCGCCGGAAAGGGGGTGGCCGGGTTTGTCCCGAAACCGTACAAGCTGTCGGTGCTGCGGGAGGTATTGAAGAGCTGTTTACCGGCCGCTGTGTGA